A DNA window from Doryrhamphus excisus isolate RoL2022-K1 chromosome 2, RoL_Dexc_1.0, whole genome shotgun sequence contains the following coding sequences:
- the nkx6.2 gene encoding homeobox protein Nkx-6.2, with protein MLAVGQMEANRQSAFVLGSTPLAALHNMTEMKTSLFPYALQQSPAAFKAPPLSGLNSQLSGATPHGISDILGRPIATAGQLLSGFPRINGLATSAAAAAAGMYFGPAVSRYPKPLAELPGRAPIFWPGVMQGSPWRDPRVPCPSQSSLMVDKDGKKKHSRPTFSGQQIFALEKTFEQTKYLAGPERARLAYSLGMTESQVKVWFQNRRTKWRKRHAAEMASAKKKHDSETEKMKESSDNEEDDEYNKPLDPNSDDEKISRLLKKHKAGSNLALVSPCSNSSDTL; from the exons ATGTTAGCGGTGGGGCAGATGGAGGCTAACCGGCAGAGTGCTTTCGTCCTGGGCAGCACCCCGCTGGCGGCGTTGCACAACATGACCGAGATGAAGACGTCCCTCTTCCCGTACGCGCTGCAGCAGAGCCCGGCGGCCTTCAAGGCGCCGCCGCTCTCCGGCCTCAACTCGCAGCTCTCCGGGGCCACCCCGCACGGAATAAGCGACATCCTGGGGAGACCCATCGCCACGGCCGGGCAGCTGCTGTCCGGCTTCCCCAGGATCAACGGCCTGGCCACCAGCGCCGCGGCGGCCGCGGCCGGGATGTACTTCGGCCCGGCCGTGTCCCGGTACCCCAAGCCGCTGGCCGAGCTGCCCGGGAGGGCGCCCATCTTCTGGCCGGGGGTGATGCAGGGATCCCCGTGGAGGGACCCGCGTGTGCCGTGTCCGT ctcagTCGAGTTTAATGGTGGACAAGGATGGCAAGAAGAAACACTCCAGGCCTACTTTTTCTGGACAGCAGATTTTTGCACTGGAAAAAACCTTTGAGCAGACAAAATACCTTGCAGGCCCCGAGAGAGCTCGCTTGGCCTACTCCTTAGGAATGACGGAGAGCCAAGTCAAG gtctggttccagaaccggaGAACCAAGTGGCGGAAGCGACACGCGGCGGAGATGGCCTCGGCTAAGAAGAAGCACGACTCCGAGACGGAAAAAATGAAGGAGAGTTCGGACAACGAGGAGGACGACGAGTACAACAAACCGCTGGATCCCAACTCGGACGACGAGAAAATCTCGAGACTGTTGAAGAAGCACAAGGCCGGCAGCAATCTGGCGCTGGTCAGCCCCTGTAGCAACAGCTCGGACACTTTGTGA